The genomic stretch GAGTCAATGGAAGAAATTCTTGGCGAAGGTATAAAATGGAACAACCAAGAATGGGAATATTTTAATTTAAATTATGGCAGCGAAGTTTGGGACAATTCATGGCGTCCAATGCTAACTAAGATTGATGATTATAAGAAATACATAGGATCTTTGGATGATAAACGCCGGGGGAAAGCACTAGAAGATTTCTCTGATGCATTTGAGGCTGCAGCAAGGGAAGCCTTTCAGAGGATAGTATCTTCGGGTATTCTAGAGAAAATCAAGAAAACGTCAGATTTCAGAGCCTTTGTGTTCGAACATCATGAAGTTTTTTAGAATTAGACCTGACAAGCGCAGGTAATCTGATGTTCCCAGGAAGTATCGTGCTTTTATGAGCATGAGCATGAGCATGAGCATGAGCATGAGAAGTGAAGATTGAACTCTGATTGAGGAAGGCAGAGATCACTCGATTAGCAAGTGAGTTTATATTGCTGAAGTGAGGAATTGAGTTTTTTAGATTGCTAACATTGCTCAAGTTCAAGAATACTTGAAATAGGTTTGGAAAATGACCAAGTACTGGAAAGCACTTGAAAAATACTGACTATGTGGGGCTGCTAGCCAAAAAATGCAGGTGATGGACCTTCGACTATTGCCGCACTCTATGTGTTTCATCGCATAAAGACCGCCAATCGTCTCAGGCCGCTGCTGCCGGGTCAGGTTACTTATGGAAGCATTCCATATCTATGGCAAATAGCGTTCCTTATTACTAGTTTCTGAACGGGAACGATTTGTTAGAATAGCACGCCAGTTTTTTAACTGAGCAGACTTTAAGCGTTAGAGGCATCGCTACAGGAACCACGAGCCTTATGAATACTAAACGGGTGATGTTAATTTTATTCTGGTTGCTAATGATAGCGGGATGCAATAGTCAAGGTGTTGAGGAATACATGAAATCGGATATGCTAATTGATGAACACTTTTGGGGGGAGTTGAAAAAGAACTTTCCTAACGAGGATCTGTCTGACGAAGCTATACTAAAAATGGCTGAGGATTCTCTGCTTGCCAGTGCCCAAATAGGGTGGACATTTATCGAGTCAGATCTTGCTGAACTGGCAGGTGGCCAAGTTTTAATATCTATCAATGATGATAAATCAAGACCGATATTATCCATATCATCGAGCGGCATGCCCTATGAAATAGGTATTCTATTGCCATTAGAAAAAGAAAACGCCATCTACACAAGGAAAGTCAATGAGCCTGATTTTAAAATGGCAGCCTTGAGCGACGTTAACATTGAGGTTCCCAAGGCAATTCTCACTCAGCTAGCCGGTGAGGTATTCGCTGCGCACCTCAAAGAAAGTGGTGAGCTGTGAAGTATTGAGCAGTGACTCAAGCCGTTCGTTACGTTCACTGCTGCCTCTTAACCAAAGGTTAGGTGTTCCGTGAATGCCTTTTCTTCTCGCAGACGTCGTTTGTAAGTCCCGTTGTCTTACCGAGGCAACAGGATTTGAGGTGCTCCACAACTGATTGCCCCTTAGCCCTGGCATTTCATTAACAAAAATAACTGCCTAGTTATGAGGCATAGGCTTACGAGTTCGAGGCCACCAAACGTATCAATACCTAGCAATATTTCCATAGGTTACTGGGGCGAGAAAACATAGGGCTCACGGATGATGAAATTTCATACTATTTCCAGCTAATACAATACGAACCGAGCAGAATGCTGAAACCCTTGGCTATTGGTTTCATCGTTGAATGTGAGTCTTTAACATTGGATCAAATGAAAAAGTTTGGTAAGAAGCCGGTAGTCAGTAATGCAGAAGAAACATTTACTTTTCTTGAAACGTAATGTTGCAGATGAAAATCTATTGCAAATACATAAGAATGGCTCCATCCCGTTCCACTGGACCTCCCCGACGTTCGGCCTTGGATCTGGGTGTTAAGATGTGAGAATAAAAGGTGAAAAATTACAGATTATGGAAGATAAAATTGTTTCAGCGGTGAGAGCGCTTGCTGACTCGATAAACTCAGGTAGCAACGTCGCTGTTGATATGTCAGCGCTAATTGAAGTGACATCAGAGTTACCGCTATCAAGTTTTGACTACTGGGAACGTTTTATTCGTTCAGAGTTTTACTCGGCTAGAATGGAAGCTAGTCCCCTGAAGTGGGAAGTATGTTCAAGGACAAAGGAATTAGTCACTTGGCTTGACCTAATTA from Gallaecimonas xiamenensis 3-C-1 encodes the following:
- a CDS encoding DUF4303 domain-containing protein, translating into MKVIDKNELVNSLYESAIPCLERFFKEHKEETFFGFAVEILAEEGYFHIGASSLESFQTIVDSYSQAGESMEEILGEGIKWNNQEWEYFNLNYGSEVWDNSWRPMLTKIDDYKKYIGSLDDKRRGKALEDFSDAFEAAAREAFQRIVSSGILEKIKKTSDFRAFVFEHHEVF